One genomic window of Desulfuromonas sp. AOP6 includes the following:
- a CDS encoding GNA1162 family protein, with product MKLSTLSRIFPLLLLALSLAACASSEATYKNATMNFGAVQSVAVLPFENLTTDDDASARVRDTFMGMLLATEAMYVQPPGEVQRGIDRAGIPQPTQPPADKIQSIGKILGVDAVITGVLREYGQVRSGQTQANIISLSLQMMEVETGTVVWSGAATKGGITLSDRLFGGAGDPMNEVTKEAVNDLLDQLFQ from the coding sequence ATGAAACTCTCCACACTGTCCAGAATCTTCCCCCTATTGCTGCTGGCGCTTTCTCTGGCTGCCTGCGCCTCTTCGGAGGCGACCTACAAAAACGCCACCATGAACTTTGGCGCGGTCCAAAGTGTCGCCGTGCTCCCCTTTGAAAATCTGACGACGGACGACGACGCTTCGGCCCGGGTGCGCGACACCTTTATGGGCATGCTGCTGGCGACGGAAGCCATGTACGTGCAGCCCCCCGGCGAGGTGCAGCGAGGGATCGACCGCGCCGGTATTCCACAGCCGACCCAACCACCGGCGGACAAGATCCAATCCATCGGTAAAATCCTCGGCGTCGACGCCGTCATTACCGGCGTGCTGCGGGAATACGGCCAGGTTCGCTCCGGCCAGACCCAGGCCAACATCATCTCGCTGAGTCTGCAGATGATGGAGGTCGAAACAGGCACGGTCGTCTGGTCCGGCGCTGCCACCAAGGGCGGCATTACCCTCTCCGACCGCCTCTTCGGCGGCGCCGGCGATCCCATGAACGAAGTGACTAAAGAGGCAGTCAATGATCTGCTCGATCAGCTCTTCCAATAA
- a CDS encoding energy transducer TonB produces MSKMTLIFWGGISLAVHAALLFIPGSDTQVQFRQDHLQVAFQTLPTAVVTHPQPSSEVPRELSKTDPLPKPFEKQQDPKPATLPSPPKEIPQQPVYQPTEKKAEFLSSHEVSIAEPADEPARSKPSTTETTPQNPRPLPEKTSAESASAPANALVEAAPLYADNPPPNYPRLARERGWQGEVVLRARVSRNGRVIHVRIEESSGYTLLDRAAVKAVKGWRFRPARQGRHPIEAEVRLPVRFTLQSS; encoded by the coding sequence ATGAGCAAAATGACCCTGATATTCTGGGGGGGGATATCCCTGGCCGTTCACGCCGCTCTGCTGTTCATCCCGGGCTCCGATACGCAGGTGCAGTTCAGGCAGGACCATCTTCAGGTAGCCTTTCAGACACTCCCGACTGCGGTCGTTACCCATCCGCAACCCTCATCTGAAGTGCCACGGGAGCTATCCAAAACCGATCCTCTCCCCAAACCATTCGAGAAGCAGCAGGATCCCAAACCTGCCACGCTGCCCTCGCCACCGAAAGAGATCCCCCAGCAACCTGTTTACCAGCCAACTGAAAAGAAAGCCGAGTTTCTTTCCTCACACGAAGTCAGCATTGCCGAACCTGCAGATGAGCCAGCAAGGTCAAAACCCTCTACCACTGAAACGACGCCGCAAAACCCAAGACCGTTGCCAGAAAAGACATCAGCAGAGTCCGCCTCGGCACCGGCCAACGCACTTGTTGAAGCGGCCCCACTTTATGCCGACAATCCTCCCCCAAACTACCCTCGCCTTGCCAGAGAGAGAGGCTGGCAGGGAGAAGTCGTACTGCGCGCCAGGGTCAGCAGAAACGGCCGCGTTATCCATGTCCGTATTGAAGAATCCTCAGGATACACCCTGCTCGATCGCGCCGCCGTCAAAGCGGTCAAAGGTTGGCGGTTCCGTCCGGCACGGCAAGGCCGCCACCCTATCGAAGCCGAAGTTCGTCTGCCTGTTCGTTTCACATTGCAGTCTTCTTAA
- a CDS encoding SDR family oxidoreductase gives MPAHDDHRPVLVTGGTGYIGSRLVPRLLKAGHRVRVLARSSQKILQRSWGHHPHLDVVEGDVLNLSDMKRALSGCRAAYYLVHSMNPKVKSFGSADRMAAENMVEASLLAGVQQIIYLGGLGEESADLSQHLVSRHEVATILQRGSVPVTVLRAAMVIGSGSASFEILRYLVDRLPIMITPRWIDTPCQPIAIRNVLTYLIGVLDNPQALDKTFDIGQPEVVTYRRLMEIYAEEAGLKKRIVLPVPVLTPRLSSYWIHLVTPVPAALARPLAEGLRNPVICRNDDIRTIVPQPLFDCREAIRLALERVKQQTVESSWREAGDMPPAEWSDPGDPQWAGGTLYEDSWRVLIEGNPENIWPFISRIGGSTGWYYANWLWWLRGIIDRLAGGVGLSRGRRSGEEILPGDVIDFWRVQRVDPGRSLLLVAEMKLPGEAVLEFSLKAVGEGKVELRQTARFLPRGMWGIVYWYLVHPFHVPVFKGMLRGMVESSGLPLLEGPARP, from the coding sequence ATGCCTGCACATGATGATCACCGACCCGTTCTGGTAACAGGGGGGACAGGCTACATTGGCAGCCGACTGGTACCCCGCCTGCTGAAAGCAGGTCACCGCGTGCGGGTGCTGGCTCGGTCTTCCCAGAAGATATTGCAACGCTCATGGGGGCACCATCCCCATCTCGATGTTGTCGAAGGCGATGTGCTCAATCTGTCTGATATGAAGCGTGCCCTGTCGGGGTGTCGAGCCGCCTATTACCTTGTTCATTCGATGAATCCGAAAGTCAAAAGCTTTGGCTCGGCCGACCGTATGGCAGCAGAAAATATGGTGGAAGCTTCGCTTTTGGCCGGGGTGCAGCAGATCATCTACCTGGGGGGGCTGGGTGAAGAATCTGCGGATCTCAGCCAGCATCTTGTTTCCCGGCATGAGGTTGCCACTATACTGCAGCGAGGCAGTGTACCCGTGACGGTGCTGCGTGCCGCCATGGTTATTGGCTCAGGCAGCGCTTCTTTTGAAATTTTACGCTATCTGGTGGATCGACTGCCGATCATGATCACCCCTCGCTGGATCGATACGCCCTGTCAGCCTATCGCGATCAGAAATGTCCTGACCTACCTCATAGGCGTCCTGGACAATCCGCAGGCACTCGATAAGACCTTTGATATTGGACAGCCCGAGGTGGTGACCTACCGGCGCCTGATGGAAATCTACGCGGAAGAGGCCGGCCTGAAAAAGCGTATTGTCCTGCCTGTTCCTGTTCTTACTCCACGGCTCAGCTCCTACTGGATTCATCTGGTGACACCGGTGCCTGCCGCCCTGGCGCGTCCGCTGGCTGAGGGATTGCGCAATCCCGTGATCTGCCGCAATGATGATATACGCACCATCGTGCCGCAGCCACTCTTTGATTGCCGTGAGGCGATTCGTCTGGCTCTGGAACGCGTGAAGCAACAGACGGTGGAAAGTTCATGGCGGGAAGCCGGCGATATGCCCCCCGCAGAATGGAGCGATCCGGGAGATCCCCAGTGGGCAGGAGGGACCTTATATGAAGACAGCTGGCGTGTCTTGATAGAGGGAAACCCCGAAAATATATGGCCGTTCATCAGTCGCATTGGCGGCTCCACAGGCTGGTACTATGCCAACTGGCTGTGGTGGCTGCGCGGTATCATCGATCGCCTGGCGGGTGGTGTCGGCCTGAGTCGAGGCCGCCGCAGTGGCGAAGAAATCCTGCCGGGTGATGTCATTGATTTCTGGCGCGTGCAGCGTGTAGATCCAGGCCGCTCTCTGCTGCTGGTGGCGGAGATGAAACTTCCCGGTGAAGCTGTTCTTGAGTTTTCGTTGAAGGCAGTGGGGGAAGGGAAGGTCGAACTCCGACAGACGGCCCGATTTTTGCCCCGGGGCATGTGGGGGATAGTCTACTGGTATCTGGTCCATCCGTTCCATGTGCCTGTATTCAAAGGGATGCTTCGTGGCATGGTCGAAAGCTCAGGGCTCCCTCTGCTGGAGGGCCCTGCGCGTCCCTGA
- a CDS encoding ATP-binding protein has translation MTFFRSMSIQKKLTAIMMATAGVVLLLATISFMVTEIVSYRRALVANVSSVAEIIAANARMPLSYQEHRLLDEILASLRAEANLREAYIFDQKNRPVAQFVKNRESLKFLSFTENSPQHTQRLQNAIETGKDHHFFSSNSLSVFSPVIHDNTRIGMVYLLADLDPLYSRLLWFAIAGIGVMALSILSAYFIASRLQSYISQPVLDLVGRMQSASEFQDGPLPAGPRKKDELKLLDAGFNHLLKQLQQRNAELEKHQAELENQVQQRTAELQAAKDLADNANQAKSRFLANMSHEIRTPMIGVLGMTDLLLGTPLDANQRSLAQTVHHSGETLLAILNDILDFSKIEAGKLELETIEFSVRDAVEEAVELFTEKAYSKGVELVSFIPTTLPQRIIGDPTRLRQVLFNLIGNAVKFTERGEVLVELEEEKRSDDKTTIRFSVRDTGIGVDEAVRARIFDSFSQADNSTSRHYGGTGLGLAISRQLVVMMGGEIMLDSTPNQGSTFSFAIDFAIEAHKPELSRAALPHLPDRTTILVIEANETQRRVLAHYLQGLDCEVDLAATQSEAKTLSAKRALMGHPYTLAIMGCCSRTNAEGTLEQMSILRRQVALKSSKALLLCPPVSPCLQDNSWMTSFQAIIPKPVKLAILAQVIDDVLHSRTSIHSLPMAQPSPLAPLEETPGESLGHILLAEDTPATQRLIQIILNKLGYEVTIVPNGETAIQTLIDQDFSLVLMDCQMPIMDGYTATRHLRAMDIKTPIIALTADAQIENIDRCKEAGMDDYLAKPFRQAQLLEVLGRWLPGTGEYAKKGAFAGPQS, from the coding sequence ATGACGTTTTTTCGGAGCATGAGCATCCAGAAAAAACTCACCGCGATCATGATGGCCACAGCCGGGGTCGTTCTTCTGCTGGCCACGATCTCCTTTATGGTCACGGAAATTGTATCCTACCGGCGGGCCCTTGTCGCCAATGTTTCTTCCGTCGCCGAAATCATTGCCGCCAATGCGCGCATGCCTTTGAGCTATCAGGAACACCGCCTTCTGGATGAAATCCTGGCCTCCCTCCGCGCTGAAGCCAACCTCCGTGAAGCCTATATTTTCGACCAAAAAAATCGCCCCGTCGCTCAGTTCGTCAAAAATCGTGAGAGTCTTAAATTTCTCAGTTTCACCGAGAACTCGCCTCAGCACACCCAGCGACTGCAAAACGCTATCGAAACGGGCAAGGATCACCATTTCTTCTCTTCCAACTCTCTCTCTGTCTTCTCTCCCGTCATACATGATAATACGCGCATCGGCATGGTCTACCTGCTCGCCGACCTCGACCCTCTCTACAGCCGTCTGCTCTGGTTCGCCATCGCCGGCATCGGCGTAATGGCCCTGTCTATCCTGTCCGCCTATTTTATAGCCTCCCGTCTGCAGTCTTACATTTCCCAGCCCGTTCTGGATTTGGTGGGAAGAATGCAGTCGGCCTCCGAATTTCAGGATGGACCTCTTCCTGCTGGCCCCCGAAAAAAAGACGAACTCAAACTGCTCGACGCCGGCTTCAACCATCTCCTGAAGCAACTTCAACAGCGCAATGCAGAGTTGGAAAAACACCAGGCCGAGCTGGAGAATCAGGTACAGCAACGCACCGCCGAACTGCAGGCAGCCAAGGACCTGGCGGATAACGCCAACCAGGCCAAATCGCGTTTTCTTGCCAACATGAGTCACGAAATCAGAACACCTATGATTGGCGTTTTGGGGATGACCGACCTGCTTCTGGGCACGCCTCTGGATGCCAACCAGAGGAGCCTGGCTCAAACCGTCCATCATTCGGGCGAAACGCTCTTGGCCATCCTCAACGATATTCTCGATTTTTCCAAGATCGAGGCTGGCAAACTGGAACTGGAAACCATTGAATTCAGTGTGAGGGACGCCGTCGAAGAAGCAGTAGAATTATTCACCGAGAAGGCCTACTCCAAAGGGGTGGAACTGGTCAGCTTCATTCCGACGACACTTCCGCAAAGGATTATCGGCGACCCGACCAGACTGCGTCAGGTTCTTTTCAACCTCATCGGCAATGCCGTCAAATTTACCGAGCGCGGCGAAGTGTTGGTCGAACTCGAAGAGGAAAAGCGCAGCGACGACAAAACCACCATTCGTTTCAGCGTTCGCGACACGGGGATAGGTGTCGACGAGGCCGTCAGAGCACGAATCTTCGATTCCTTTTCGCAGGCAGACAACAGCACCAGTCGCCACTACGGCGGCACCGGGCTGGGTCTGGCGATTTCCAGGCAACTGGTCGTCATGATGGGTGGTGAGATCATGCTGGACAGCACCCCCAATCAGGGCTCGACTTTTTCCTTTGCCATCGATTTCGCAATAGAAGCCCACAAGCCAGAGCTATCCAGGGCGGCACTACCGCACCTGCCCGACAGGACGACGATTCTCGTTATCGAAGCCAACGAGACCCAGCGCCGTGTGCTGGCTCACTATCTTCAGGGGTTGGACTGTGAGGTGGACCTGGCCGCCACCCAATCGGAAGCCAAAACGCTTTCTGCCAAACGTGCTCTCATGGGGCATCCCTACACTTTGGCCATCATGGGGTGCTGTTCCCGAACAAACGCCGAGGGAACCCTTGAACAGATGAGCATCCTGCGCCGGCAGGTGGCCTTAAAATCAAGCAAGGCGCTTTTACTTTGCCCTCCCGTCAGCCCCTGCCTGCAAGATAACAGCTGGATGACCAGCTTCCAGGCGATCATTCCCAAGCCCGTAAAACTTGCCATCCTGGCACAGGTCATCGATGACGTCCTCCACAGCAGGACGTCGATTCACAGCCTGCCAATGGCACAGCCGTCACCCTTGGCGCCCCTGGAGGAAACACCAGGGGAATCACTGGGCCATATTTTATTGGCCGAAGATACACCGGCAACCCAACGCCTGATCCAGATCATTCTGAACAAACTGGGCTACGAGGTCACCATCGTCCCCAACGGCGAAACCGCTATTCAAACCCTTATCGACCAGGACTTCAGTCTTGTCCTCATGGATTGTCAGATGCCGATTATGGATGGGTATACGGCGACCAGACACCTGCGAGCCATGGATATCAAAACGCCGATTATCGCCCTGACCGCCGACGCCCAGATTGAAAATATCGATCGCTGCAAGGAAGCCGGCATGGACGATTACCTCGCCAAGCCCTTCCGCCAGGCACAGCTGCTGGAGGTTCTCGGCCGATGGCTGCCCGGGACCGGGGAGTACGCCAAAAAAGGAGCGTTCGCCGGTCCTCAGAGTTGA
- a CDS encoding TonB-dependent receptor plug domain-containing protein gives MRVLKASVSLCFGLFCLLVVGVSALWAEADEKSFASGENISELARVTVVGVAEVPVEAGTTTLNSDLLENLPSGDGTLTEQLRILPGIQYSEEANSSLTGGEIVPPKISISGGRPYDNNFQIDGLGNNSLLDPEFSSTDNLTNIAGHSQELFLSPRLLESVTVHRSNVSARYGGFTGGVVEADTRNPAKEFGGNLYYRTTRSAWTEFHLDPASVEEFTQSTSEEMQPRFAKHEGGFSLDLPINQRMGLLVAYQQAYSSINLTNLTEDKKQYRKNENFFIKYALEISPETRLSLTATHAPYAADYFLENTKNSDYSIKGGGSGFSGAIETAFPGGWLEVNLGYRNSKNARSAPPNYFMWAITQPTKDWGTLVNDKFFSKEGGFGSIENKMQTWEGNAHINLDPVRIWGFTHKVGSGLGFINNRAEFDRPFTTTHYLPFAFVSSEVVCPDGQIDCVDGEQFFYKKRVYEQDHTEATLNQVFWYGEDEIEFGKIVFRPGLHISYNDYLENWDAGHRLLLKVDALGQGKTLLFGGINRYYGQTFLSHKLAAGKKPLQSWTRSTVLDENLNPQEWELQPPTVISGTRVSDLDTPYVDEWTVGFDQAVLGGRLLGEYLERKGRDLLAITSSPKDENNYQYIEWNNNGRSFHQEASLTWERWWGKDYVNFNVTWQDSVSSNDSYTDRLEDDDAYEKVLYNGDVIFDWELPREDFNRPWVGNLTLVKTLPAGFTFTNVTKYRSGYVGLKDVDLPEWAPEENIADAYEDVNRPSSTIFDWKISWQTAVSDQQTLVFNLEAYNVFDKKVYVADAGDEYELGRQIWAGIEYLF, from the coding sequence GTGAGGGTTCTGAAAGCGTCGGTTTCCTTATGTTTTGGTCTGTTTTGTCTACTGGTTGTTGGTGTCTCAGCGCTTTGGGCGGAAGCGGACGAGAAGAGTTTCGCATCAGGAGAGAATATTTCTGAGCTGGCCCGCGTAACCGTGGTCGGGGTGGCCGAGGTGCCGGTTGAGGCGGGCACGACGACTCTGAACAGTGATCTTCTGGAGAACCTTCCCTCCGGCGATGGCACCTTGACGGAACAACTGCGTATCCTGCCCGGTATCCAGTACAGTGAAGAAGCCAATTCGTCCCTTACGGGTGGCGAAATTGTTCCTCCCAAAATCTCCATCTCCGGCGGGCGACCTTACGACAATAATTTTCAGATTGATGGTCTCGGCAACAACAGCCTGCTTGATCCTGAGTTTTCTTCAACGGACAATTTGACCAACATCGCTGGGCATTCCCAGGAACTTTTCCTGTCTCCCCGTTTGCTTGAATCTGTCACCGTGCATCGCAGCAATGTCTCGGCTCGCTATGGCGGTTTTACCGGTGGCGTGGTGGAAGCCGACACCCGCAATCCAGCCAAAGAATTTGGCGGCAATCTCTATTATCGCACCACCCGGTCTGCCTGGACCGAATTTCACCTGGATCCCGCCAGTGTCGAAGAGTTCACCCAATCCACTTCGGAAGAGATGCAGCCGCGTTTTGCCAAGCACGAAGGGGGCTTTTCCCTCGATCTGCCGATCAATCAGCGCATGGGGCTCCTGGTTGCTTATCAGCAGGCCTACTCATCAATCAACCTGACCAACCTGACCGAAGATAAAAAACAATATCGCAAAAACGAAAATTTCTTTATCAAGTATGCTCTGGAGATCTCACCCGAAACCAGATTATCTCTCACGGCGACTCATGCCCCCTATGCGGCTGATTATTTTCTGGAAAATACAAAGAACAGTGATTATTCCATAAAAGGAGGTGGCTCAGGGTTTTCTGGCGCCATTGAAACGGCATTTCCTGGCGGCTGGCTTGAGGTGAATCTCGGCTATCGCAATAGTAAAAACGCGCGTTCAGCGCCCCCTAATTATTTTATGTGGGCGATCACCCAGCCGACTAAAGATTGGGGAACGCTTGTCAATGATAAGTTTTTCAGTAAAGAGGGGGGCTTCGGTTCAATTGAAAATAAAATGCAAACCTGGGAGGGCAATGCCCACATCAATTTAGATCCTGTTCGTATCTGGGGTTTCACCCACAAGGTCGGCTCTGGTCTGGGTTTTATAAATAATAGGGCGGAGTTTGACCGGCCCTTTACGACCACACATTATCTTCCCTTTGCCTTTGTTTCAAGCGAGGTGGTCTGTCCGGATGGCCAAATCGATTGTGTCGATGGCGAACAATTCTTCTATAAAAAAAGGGTATACGAACAGGACCATACCGAGGCCACATTAAACCAGGTATTTTGGTACGGCGAAGACGAAATCGAATTCGGGAAGATCGTCTTCCGCCCCGGGTTACATATTTCCTATAATGATTATTTGGAAAATTGGGATGCGGGTCATCGACTGCTATTGAAGGTGGACGCGTTGGGGCAGGGCAAGACCCTGCTCTTTGGCGGGATAAACCGTTATTACGGTCAAACCTTTTTGTCCCACAAACTGGCGGCAGGCAAAAAACCCCTGCAAAGCTGGACTCGCAGTACAGTACTGGATGAAAATCTTAATCCGCAGGAATGGGAATTACAGCCGCCTACAGTTATATCGGGTACCCGGGTTTCAGACTTGGACACGCCCTATGTTGATGAATGGACGGTTGGGTTCGATCAGGCTGTTTTGGGTGGACGGCTCTTAGGGGAATACCTGGAACGTAAAGGAAGGGATTTGTTGGCAATTACATCCAGCCCCAAGGATGAGAACAATTACCAATACATTGAATGGAACAACAACGGTCGCAGCTTTCACCAGGAAGCAAGCCTGACTTGGGAGCGCTGGTGGGGCAAGGATTACGTGAATTTCAATGTGACCTGGCAGGACAGTGTATCGAGCAATGACAGCTATACGGATCGTTTGGAAGACGATGATGCCTACGAGAAGGTTCTGTACAACGGCGATGTTATTTTTGACTGGGAATTGCCCCGGGAAGACTTCAACCGTCCCTGGGTAGGCAACCTGACCCTGGTGAAGACCCTGCCCGCCGGTTTTACCTTCACCAACGTCACCAAGTATCGCAGCGGTTATGTGGGGCTAAAAGATGTGGATTTGCCTGAATGGGCGCCAGAAGAAAACATTGCGGACGCCTACGAAGACGTCAACCGCCCAAGTTCCACCATCTTTGACTGGAAAATAAGCTGGCAGACCGCCGTATCTGATCAGCAGACCCTGGTGTTTAATCTGGAAGCTTACAACGTGTTCGATAAAAAAGTCTATGTGGCCGATGCCGGGGATGAATACGAGCTGGGACGCCAGATTTGGGCGGGAATCGAGTATCTTTTCTAG
- a CDS encoding cytochrome c3 family protein codes for MSQPILTSLAAMITLLLAAFPVEATAAFHTGGAGSCNGCHSMHHSENGMSLTPGSWLLRASDASSLCLNCHAGAGGPTSTSVYSFDGSALTPGGDFYWVTKSFNWSGGTSPAARHGHNIVANDFGLTADPNKVNAPGGSYPAAALTCISCHDPHGGGLRTSTGPIAVSGSYGETPAAGTRAGTYRLLGGSDYVINGYAYTYDAPVARQNPLRPFAESDASHVDYGAGMSEWCANCHGSMVSNAHQVGSGTFAHPIGQDARLEADIAANYNSYIRTGDLSGTAATAYLQFVPFERGTTNAALLDPTGTQGPDATSNVMCLTCHRAHASAFMYAGRWDFTTELLANSHPAIGDSGATASDVSNSYYGRDIALEFGSAQGSFCQKCHPQGTP; via the coding sequence ATGTCCCAGCCCATACTGACATCTCTGGCCGCCATGATCACCCTGCTCCTCGCTGCTTTTCCGGTTGAGGCGACCGCCGCCTTTCATACAGGTGGTGCCGGTTCGTGCAACGGCTGCCACAGCATGCACCACTCGGAAAATGGCATGTCGCTGACGCCCGGCTCCTGGCTGCTGCGCGCTTCCGATGCCAGTTCCCTCTGCCTGAACTGCCATGCCGGCGCCGGGGGCCCCACCTCCACTTCTGTCTACAGCTTCGACGGCAGCGCCCTCACGCCCGGTGGCGATTTTTACTGGGTCACCAAAAGTTTCAATTGGTCGGGCGGCACCAGCCCCGCCGCCCGTCACGGTCACAACATCGTGGCCAATGACTTCGGCCTGACGGCCGACCCCAACAAGGTCAATGCGCCCGGAGGAAGCTACCCCGCCGCGGCGCTGACCTGCATCAGCTGCCATGATCCCCATGGCGGCGGCCTGCGCACCAGCACCGGCCCCATTGCCGTCTCCGGTTCCTACGGGGAGACGCCGGCGGCCGGCACCCGTGCCGGCACCTACCGCCTGCTTGGCGGCTCCGACTATGTCATCAACGGCTATGCCTACACATATGATGCTCCGGTGGCCCGACAAAACCCCTTGCGTCCCTTCGCCGAGTCAGACGCTTCCCATGTCGACTACGGTGCGGGGATGAGCGAGTGGTGCGCCAACTGTCACGGCTCCATGGTGTCCAACGCCCATCAGGTTGGCAGTGGCACCTTCGCTCATCCGATCGGGCAGGATGCCCGCCTGGAAGCGGATATCGCGGCCAACTATAACAGTTATATCCGTACCGGCGACCTCAGCGGCACGGCGGCCACGGCCTACCTGCAGTTCGTCCCCTTCGAAAGAGGGACCACCAACGCGGCCCTGCTTGACCCGACCGGCACCCAGGGGCCCGACGCCACCTCCAACGTCATGTGCCTGACCTGCCACCGCGCCCACGCTTCGGCTTTCATGTATGCAGGCCGCTGGGATTTTACCACCGAACTGCTGGCCAACTCACACCCGGCCATCGGCGACAGCGGCGCCACCGCCAGCGATGTCAGCAACAGCTATTACGGTCGGGATATCGCGCTCGAATTCGGCAGCGCCCAGGGATCGTTCTGCCAGAAATGTCACCCGCAGGGAACTCCTTAA
- a CDS encoding L,D-transpeptidase family protein, whose protein sequence is MLKRTLFLLLAAMLAFPLSAQSWYPRLVEDSYIAPLDAPQIVGKNRPYYLGPDEDLIRLAWRGGLGYKALLHANPGVDPWLPKPGTEITLPYSMILPAGLTEGITINLAELKLYFIWQEDQKLRVRAYPISVGAEGLDTPEGLFSVKNRVQNPSWTAPASVREERPDGPLTIPPGPENPLGDYWIGLSIPGYGIHGTNKPLGVGRRVSHGCIRLYPEDVKDLFPRVKVGTPVRIIYQPIKMAVNDGVLLAEIHDDFLGRVEDPLNESLRLRHSLDWKGPIDWQALEKALQESRGIPVSISSPTESLAPLVLDAKATY, encoded by the coding sequence ATGTTAAAGCGAACCTTATTTCTGCTGTTGGCCGCCATGCTGGCCTTTCCCCTCTCGGCCCAGAGCTGGTATCCCCGGCTTGTCGAGGACTCCTACATTGCCCCCCTCGATGCTCCCCAGATCGTCGGGAAAAATAGACCCTACTACCTGGGGCCTGACGAAGACCTCATCCGGCTGGCCTGGCGAGGTGGACTGGGTTACAAGGCCTTGCTTCATGCCAATCCCGGCGTGGATCCCTGGCTGCCCAAGCCTGGCACCGAGATCACCCTGCCCTACAGCATGATTCTTCCCGCCGGGCTCACAGAGGGCATCACTATTAATCTAGCCGAACTGAAGCTGTATTTCATCTGGCAAGAAGACCAAAAGTTGCGCGTGCGGGCTTATCCCATTTCCGTAGGCGCCGAAGGACTTGATACTCCTGAAGGGCTGTTTTCCGTCAAGAATCGCGTGCAAAACCCCTCCTGGACCGCTCCGGCGTCCGTGCGCGAGGAACGCCCTGACGGTCCCCTGACCATCCCCCCCGGCCCCGAAAACCCGTTGGGTGATTACTGGATTGGCCTTTCCATACCCGGGTATGGGATTCATGGCACCAACAAGCCCCTTGGAGTCGGCCGCCGCGTCAGCCATGGTTGCATCCGCCTCTATCCCGAAGACGTCAAAGACCTGTTTCCACGAGTAAAGGTCGGCACACCGGTACGTATCATCTATCAGCCAATCAAGATGGCCGTCAACGACGGTGTCCTGCTGGCTGAAATCCACGACGACTTTCTCGGGCGCGTCGAAGACCCCCTGAACGAATCCCTTCGCTTGCGACACTCTCTCGACTGGAAAGGTCCCATCGACTGGCAGGCCCTGGAAAAGGCCCTGCAGGAATCGCGCGGAATTCCTGTTTCGATATCAAGCCCGACCGAATCCCTTGCTCCTTTAGTTCTGGATGCGAAGGCCACCTACTGA